In the Akkermansiaceae bacterium genome, TGGCGGCAGGGATCGGTGTCGATATGAGCAGCTGGGGCGCCAATCTCGATGCCACCTGGACGAGTTCCATGTATGGCACCGGTGGTAACCACGCTAACCCGGTCACCTCATCCCGTGAGGGCAAGGTCGACGAGGCGTTGGTCTTCGACATATCAGCTTGGTATCAAATCAACGACAACTGGAAGCTGATCGGTGGTGTGGCCAATATTTTCGATGAGGAAAATATCGTCTCAAGACTCCCGGAAGGGCCTCGCAATGGCCGTGGCCGTAATATTTACGCCGGATTTGAAGTTCAGTTCTAAGCCGTTTACCACATAATGGATGGGAAGGGGGGATTTGCTTCCTTGCAGATCTCCCCTGATCCACTTCATAATCCCCTGGCCGTCACCCGACTCATTTTTCCATGCCGCCGATCAAACCAATCATCACCATTTGCCTGACCCCGTTTGCCATGATGGCTTCTCTCTGGGCGCAGGATGCCGGCACGACTGAAGACCCGGGTGCCACGAAAGAGCTCATCCACCAGTGGGTGAAAACCGAGCGGATGATCTCGGAGGAAAAAACGTCCTGGGAGGTTGAGAAAAAGAGTATGCAAAGCTTGCTCGACCTCTATCGAAAGGAGCTCGCACTGCTGAATGAGGAGCTCACCCAGGCTGGTGCATCAGTGGAGCTGGTGGATCACGATAAAGAGAAGCTCGAAGCCGAACTCAAGCAATACCGGGAGGCCCAGCAATTGCTGCGTGCCAGCATGGCCCGCATGCTTCCCAGAATGAAAAACGTGATAACTCGCTTCCCACAACCACTGGCCGATGAGCTGAAGTCGGATCTCGATGCCTTGTCGGCACCTGACGCCCTGGGCAAGCCACGGGATGTCCTGAAGTCGATGCTCGCGGTGCTCTCTGCTGCGGGCCGGTTCAATCGCAGCATCACGGTCGCCGAAGAAACCCAGACTTTGCCCGACGGTAAAAAAATGACGGTCAGCGTGCTCTACCTGGGGTTGTGCCGGGCCTATTACACGACCAGCTCGGGTGATACGGCAGGTATTGGTTCACCGGGCAAGGAGGGGTGGGTATGGCAATCCGTGCCCGCCATCGCCGCGGATGTCAGACGCGCCATTGCAGTGTATCAAAAATCCCAACAGCCACAGCTCATCAAGCTTCCCGTGAAGCTGACAGGGGGAGGGGAGAGCAAGTAAGATGATGAAACACCTGGCCATATTTCTCTTTGTTTTGACGGGGTGGATCGCATCTGCCGGAGCCCAGGACATGGAGTCGATCCAAAAGGATTTGCATGATGCCCGCAAACGTCTAACCGAACAGCGTGAAGCCATCGCCAGGGAGAAACCCGGCCTTGGAAAATCCTTTCACGAAACCAAGGCCGAGCTGCTGGAAAAACGCCGCAAGGCGCGTATCGCCCGGATGGCCAAATCAGACCGTGAATCCCTGCTCAAGGAACTGCAGAAAAAGTGTTACACCTCCGAGCAGGACCACAGTTACGTTGACAGCCAGTTGCGTGATTACGGCCTGAAACTTGAAACCTTTTTACTGCCGGGGGAGGTTTCTCAATCGCCCGACACCACTCCCGCATCCGGTTCGCCGGCCGAGGCACTTAAACATCGCCTGGCCGTACTCGAGGCCGGGATCAATCGGCTCGACGCACTTCTTGGAGGCAGCGTCGTCAAGGGCGAGGCAGTCGCTCCCGATGGGGAGGTGAAGCCGGGGACCTTTGCCCTTGCCGGTCCCGCCGCCTGGTTTGCAGCCGATGACGGTAGTCTCACCGGTGCGATCGTCCGGGAAAAAGGCACCCGCAGTCCCAAGGTGCTTGCCGGTCAGGAAAGTGAGGTCAGGGAACTGCTCGCGGGTAACGAGGCCTCGCTGGACATCGACGTCACAGGAGGAAAGGCACTCGCCCTGGCGACCCTGGAAAGTGATAAACTTGACATCTTCCGCAAGGGGGGATTCTGGATCTGGCCGATTCTTGCTATCGCGCTGTTCTCAGCCGTCTGTGGTATTGTCAAATTGGCACAAATCGCCCGCATCCGAACACCTCAACCCGAGTGGGTTTCTGGTATCCTTGGCGCGTTGCGTGAGGGCGACCAGGAAAAAGCGCAAGGCCTGGCCGGCGGGGTATCCCACCCTGTGGCAGCGGTGATCAGTCGGTGCCTGACCTATGCCAAAGCAGGCCCCGATGTGGTCGAGGAGGTTTTGTATGAACAGCTCATCGGTGTGCAGAACAAACTCCAAAGCTGGTTGCCCTTCATCGCGATCACCGCGGCAACAGCTCCCTTGTTAGGTTTGCTGGGAACGGTTTCCGGTATGATCAGGACCTTCAACGTCATTACCGTATCAGGCACGGGCGATGCCAAACCTCTGGCTGGGGGGATTTCGGAAGCACTGGTCACAACACTCTTCGGCTTAGTGGTCGCCATCCCGGCCCTCATCATCCACGCCCTGCTCTCCCGTCGTTGCCAGGGTATCATTCAAAACACCGAGAAGCTCGGACTAACACTTGTCAACGGCTTGCGTGGCGAAAAGTTCCCAAAACCGGACACCAACCA is a window encoding:
- a CDS encoding MotA/TolQ/ExbB proton channel family protein, producing MMKHLAIFLFVLTGWIASAGAQDMESIQKDLHDARKRLTEQREAIAREKPGLGKSFHETKAELLEKRRKARIARMAKSDRESLLKELQKKCYTSEQDHSYVDSQLRDYGLKLETFLLPGEVSQSPDTTPASGSPAEALKHRLAVLEAGINRLDALLGGSVVKGEAVAPDGEVKPGTFALAGPAAWFAADDGSLTGAIVREKGTRSPKVLAGQESEVRELLAGNEASLDIDVTGGKALALATLESDKLDIFRKGGFWIWPILAIALFSAVCGIVKLAQIARIRTPQPEWVSGILGALREGDQEKAQGLAGGVSHPVAAVISRCLTYAKAGPDVVEEVLYEQLIGVQNKLQSWLPFIAITAATAPLLGLLGTVSGMIRTFNVITVSGTGDAKPLAGGISEALVTTLFGLVVAIPALIIHALLSRRCQGIIQNTEKLGLTLVNGLRGEKFPKPDTNHLERVAGDE
- a CDS encoding DUF3450 family protein; this translates as MPPIKPIITICLTPFAMMASLWAQDAGTTEDPGATKELIHQWVKTERMISEEKTSWEVEKKSMQSLLDLYRKELALLNEELTQAGASVELVDHDKEKLEAELKQYREAQQLLRASMARMLPRMKNVITRFPQPLADELKSDLDALSAPDALGKPRDVLKSMLAVLSAAGRFNRSITVAEETQTLPDGKKMTVSVLYLGLCRAYYTTSSGDTAGIGSPGKEGWVWQSVPAIAADVRRAIAVYQKSQQPQLIKLPVKLTGGGESK